AAGCGCTTGGCCTGGAGCACGTCATACTGGGCATCGAGCAAATCCGCCCGCAGCTGGGGTTCCTCCCGGCTGTAATCCTCCTTGCTCACCTTGTGTTCCAGTTCCGCCGATTCAAACATCGCTACTCCCCCCGAAATCGCCCCATAGGGCATGAATGGCGGCCAAGGCCGCAAGTCCGGCTGTTTCCGTGCGCAGCACCCGGGGCCCCAGCACCAGGGGCAAAAAACCCGCCCCCTGAGCTTGGGCCACCTCTTCCGGCGCCAATCCCCCTTCCGCCCCCACCAGCAACTCCACGGCTCCCTGGGGCCGGGGCAACTGGCACAGGGCCGTGGCGCCTCCGGGGGACAGCACCAGACGCAGGGTGTCCGGCGCGGCCGGCCGGGCCAGATATTTCTCCAGGGTGAGGACCCCTTCCACGGCCGGCACCCGGTTGCGACCGCATTGTTCGCAGGCGGACACCGCCACCCCGCGCCAATGCTCCACCCGCTTATCCGCCCGCTCCCCGGCCAGACGCACCACACTGCGCCGGCTGGCCACGGGCTGGAAGCGGCTGACCCCCAGCTCCACCGCTTTTTGCACGGTGAAATCCATTTTGTCCGCCCCCTGGACGGCCTGTACCAGAACCAGGTCCAGCAGGGATTCCCGCTCCACGGCCTGGTAATCCTCCAGGCGTACCTGCACCTGATCTTTGCCCGTGCTCTGAATAACCCCCAGGTATTCCCCCCCTTCCCCGTTAAACAGGGTCAGGCAGTCCCCTTCGGCCAGACGCAATACCCGCACCGCATGGCGGGCAGCAAAGGGAGGCAGGGCAACCAGAGCCCCCTGGGACAGGGGCAAAGGGCAAAAAAAGCGGGGCGCGTTCATCCCGCCATTATAGGCTGAAACCGGCCTGGCTCCGGCGCTCCGGGCTTACCGGAGCGGGACGGGCCCAAGCCCCGAACCAGGGGAATCCACGGTCCACGAAAAAAGCCCGGAGGCGAAGAGCCCCCGGGCTTTCATAGGCGTGAAACCTGAAACGCTCAGGCCGGATTGATCAGGTTCACATTCACCCCCATGATCAGGGCCGTTTCCGCCGTGGAGGTACCGCTAAAGGTCTTGCTGGCCGCATCCGCATGCCAGCCGGAAGAAGCGCTGCCGCCACCGCCGGAAAAGTCGAAGGGACCGATGCGCAGGCCGCCGCAGACTTGCCACTTTTCCGAGAAGGACTGGAAGGTGGAGGAACTGACCGTGATGGAGAAGGAAGGTTTGTAACAGACCACCATGCCCACCTTCTGCACCGTCATGATGCCCTTGGGGCCCCACACCGCTTGGCTACCCCCATCCCCGTAGGGCGTATAGCCCCGGACAAAGGGACCGTTAGCGATGGAGGAGACAAAAGAACCGTTGTACCAGCGCCCAGCCTGGATGGAAATCTGGTCCCAGGCCTTGAAATTGATGGAAACTTTGAGGGAGGAATCGCTGGCGAATTCGTCAATCCGCTCCCAGGAGCCCCCCACATTCACGCTCCAGAAGAAGTTGCCCACGGAGGTGCTGCCCTTGGCCCAGGTCTTGGAATAGTCGTAATCCGACTGGGAGTTGGAAAAGCCGATGGAGCCGCTACTGCCTCCGGTCCCGGACAGCACCTTGCTCATCCAGGTGGTGGCGTCCATGCTCAGGGAGTAGGCCGGTACCAAGGGGAAACCGGATAGGCTGGAATCCTGGAACTGGGTGTAGTAATCCTTGTTGTTCGATCGGCTCAGAGCATCCGTGAGGCCGGGGGTGGCGGTTTCGGAGATCAATTCGTTTAGAACAGCTTGCTGAGAATCCATATTCTTACCCGCCGAATCCAGTTGGGATTGCCACGCTTTCCCTCCCATGGACCCCAACCAGAGCTCGAAGACCGGATTGTTGGTCCCCCCGGTTGCCTTGATATAGTCCGCCTGAGCCTGGGCATAAATGGTTTTGTAATTATTGACAGCAATCTGATACATATTGCGAGCCTGATCAATCTGGGCCTGCAATCGGGGATCGGAGGTCGCGGCACTGACCACGCTGAGCATAGTCGTATAACTATCATTGAAGGTCGTGCCAGCAGAAGTGTATTGGCCGGTGGCGCTGAACTGGGGCACTTCCGCACAGAAATCCCACTGGGCGGCGGCGGTGTAACCGCTATTCGCAACCGGCCAATTCCAGGTGGTAAAGGGGTAAACCAACTGGAAATTCTGGGGGCTCACCCCCAGACCATCCACGATGGCGCCATAGAGGTGATTCCAGGCCTTATCGTTGACGTCGGCCGCCTCCACGGTGGTCAAGGGAAACTCACTGGTGGTAGCCAGGGGATGGCGGGTATTGCGCATATCCAGGGTAGTCAGCAGCGCCCCGTCTTCCAGGGTAGGTGTGAAAAATTTACGCATGGTCTTTCTCCGAACAATGGGTGCATCGCGAAAGAAACAGCTACGTGGTCAAAGCCCCGGCCACGCCGGAGAAAACGGCACTTAACCGCCATCACCGGGAGCCCATTGTGCGCCCCAAAAAATAAATGACAATTGAATTTAATGATCGATTTGTCATATATCCGTAACAGGCCTTTGAGCCCGGCGAGAACAGGCGCCCTCCTCCAGGTATCAGCGTTCGGGAAAGGGCGCCAGCAACGGGTTCGCCCGGGGGAACACCTCCCAAACGGCCGACAGGCAACGTGCTATCATCCCTCGAACTTTTTGCAGCGCCCGTCCTGGGGCTCCTGGCACCGGGGCGGAAACCGCGTATTTCTGAGGTTTCCCATGGTCAGTCTCACCACTCCGGTCTGCGACTTCGGTTGGCAGGCACCGGATTTTGACTTGCCCGGCACCGACGGGCGACGCCACACCCTGGCTTCGGCAAAAGGCCCCCGGGGGCTCCTGGTAATGTTCATCTGCAATCACTGCCCCTATGTGCAGGCCGTTGCCCCCCGGCTGGTCACCGACAGCCGCCGCCTGATGAGTGCGGGCATTGGCTGCATTGCCATTCTCAGTAACGACGCCACCGAATACCCGGAAGACAGTTTCGAGCACATGGTGGCCCAGGGCCGGGAATGGGCCCTGCCCTTCCCCTATGTTTGGGACGGGGACCAGACGATTGCCAAGGCCTATGGGGCTGTATGCACCCCGGACTTCTTTGGCTTCAACGCCGATCTGGGCCTCCAGTACCGGGGCCGGCTGGACGACACGGGGCGGAATCCGCCCCGGCCCGATTCCCGCCGGGAACTGGTGGAAGCCATGCTCCAGGTGGCCCGCACGGGCCAAGGCCCGGCGGAGCAGATTCCCAGCATCGGCTGCTCCATCAAATGGAAGGCCTAGACTTTTCTCCCCACCGGGCCCGCCCCTGGGTCGAGGCGGTCATCGCCGCCGTGCACAAGACGGCCCGGGAGGAAATCGTGCCCCGCTTCATGGGGGTCACCCAGCAGGTCAAGGACGACGGCACCCTGTTTTCCGAGGCCGACCTGGCCTCCCAGCGCTCCCTGGTGGAGAGCCTGCCCCGCATCGTGCCCTGCCCGGTGATCGGGGAGGAAATGTCCCGCAATCACCAGGAAATCGCCCTCACCCAGGGGGGCGGGGACGTGTGGTGTATCGACCCCATCGACGGCACCACCAATTTCATCAACGGCCTGCCCTTTTTCGCCGTCTCCGTGGCCCTGTTGCACAACTACCGGCCCTGGCTGGGGGTCACCTACAACCCCATGAGCAATGAGCTGTTCTATGCCTGGGAAGGCGGCGGGGCCTACCTGAATGGCAAGCCTCTGCCCCTGCGCCAAGTCACCCAGCGCATCGGGGAAGCGGTGGCCAATGTGGACCTGAAACGGCTGGATAAGCCTTTGGCGGAGCGCATTGCCAGCGCCCCGCCTTTTTATTCCCATCGTAATTTTGGCAGCAGCACCCTGGAATGGTGTCAGGTGGCCGCAGGCCGGGTGGACGCCTATCTCCACGGCGGCCAGATGCTCTGGGATTACGCCGCCGGCAGCCTGATTCTGAAGGAGGCGGGGGGCTATATGTGCACCCTGGCCTGCGACGACTTTCACCAGGACAAGCTGTGGCGCCGCCAGGTAGTGGCGGCCCTCAATCCCACCGTATTCACCGCCTGGCGGGACTGGCTGCGGGCCAATAACCCGCCGCCCCCCCAAGCCTAGAACCGGCCTAGATCCGGTTGCCCTGGGGCGGCTGCCAATGCCGCTCCAACACGTTCCGGGCCGGACGGCCCACGTAGTAGCCCTGGGCCAGATCAATGCCCATGCGGCCCAGCTCTTCCAGCACTTCCTTGCTTTCCACGTATTCCGCCACCACCCGGATATTCAGTTCATGGGCCAGGGCATTCATGCTCTGCACAAAGGCCCGATCCTTGGCGTTATTCAGGATATTGGCGACAAAATCCCCTTCCACCTTGAGGAAATCCACGGGGAAGCGGCGCAGATAGTGGAAGGAAGAAAAGCCGGAGCCGAAGTCGTCGATGGCCAGCTTAAAGCCGTCGAATTTCAGGTCATTGAGGAAGCGCTCCAGCAGGGAGAGGTTTTTCACCGTATCCCGCTCCGTAATCTCAAAGACGATGCGGTCCGGCTGGATGCCGCTATCGCTGACGATCTGGCGCAGGGAGCGGGCAAATTCCTTGAGCACCATGGCCCGGGGCGACAGATTGATGAAAATGAAGCCGTCGTGGCCCGAATCCTTGAGCTGGTCTAAAGCCTTCTCGATTACCAAGCAATCCAGGCGATGGATGACGCCGATCTTTTCCGCCAGTTCGATGAATTCATCCGCCCGCAGCAGATGGCCATCCACTTCCATGCGGGAGAGCACTTCGTAGGCCATGACCTCCTGGCCCTGAATGTCCAGAATGGGCTGGTAGAAAGGAATGATGGCCTTTTCTTCCACGGCGGTAAGGATGGTGACGCTGCGCTGGGAAATATCCCGGAACACTTCCATGGCGTCCTCGGCGGTGGGCACCGCCACCCGCTCTTTCCCTTCCGCCTTAGCCTTGTACATCATGTTGTCGGCGAAGAGGAACAGGTCCTTGGCCTCCGTGGCATGGTCCGGATAAACGGACAGGCCGATGGAGGCGGAACAATGGAGCCCTTCCCCGCCCGGCGCCTGGACCGTGGTATTGCGGGCCGCATCCAGGATGCGATAGGCCACGGTACAGCTTTCCTGGAAATCTGCTTCGGGCAGCACCACCACAAATTCGTCCCCGCCGTAGCGGGCGAAAATATCCCCGCCCCGCAGGGCACCCCGCACTTCCCGGGCGAATTGCTGGAGGAATTTGTCCCCCACCGCGTGGCCGTAGTTGTCATTGACCAGCTTGAAGTTGTCCAGGTCGATGAGCAACAGCCCGAAATGGAGCTGGTGACGTTGAGCCCGGCCCACTTCGTAGCCCAGCATTTCCCAAAATACCCGCTGGTTGAACAGGTCGGTCAGGGGGTCCCGGGTGGCGTAATACTCCAAATCCTTGGTGTACTTGTAGATGGCCTTCACCGAGCCCACCACATTGAGCAGGGTGGAAAGCACGCTGTCCAGCACCAGATGGCGGGTATCGTCTTCCAGCTCGTCGGCCTGGACCCCAATGCCCACAATACCGCCGATCTTGGGGGTATCCACGAAGAAGGATTTGACCCGCAGGCGCACTTCCTCTTCCCCCAGCTCCACCGGCTCGCCGCCCAGCTGGGCCACGTGATGGTTGATATGGACGCTGGTCAGGTCAGAAAAGCGGGGGTTGTTGTTCAGCACTTCCCGGATATAGCGCTCCACCCGTTCCTTGGTCATGGACGTGGGGGTGCGGTACCAGAAAATTTCCAGGTCAAAGAGTTCGTCGTCGATCTGGAAAATGGAAAAGAGCACGTGGGCATTGAGCACCTTGTTGATATCCACCACCAGGTGATTCACGTACTCCCGCCAGTCCCGGATGATGTCCGAGGTAATGACGAATTTTTCCAGGAGGCCGATTTCGAACTTGAGCATGTCCTTATCCACCGCGATAGTCCGCAGCTTGCTCACCAGTTCCTCGATCGCCTGAAAAATGCGCCCCAGTTCCGTAAAGGTGGGGCGCTGCTGGCCTAATTCCAGCTTCCGTAGATCGGACACCCCATTCACCCCGGCCACACCGTCCTCCACCGCCCGCAGGGCGGATTCCAGCCGGTAATTGACCCACCACACGGCGAGCAGGGCCACCACGCCGCAAAGGGGAATAAGGGCAGCCAGGGACCAGAAAAATTGCTTGCGCGCCTCGGTCACCTCGGTCTGAAGATTCTGCCGGACCTCAATGACCCCCAGCACATCCCCTGACACCACATTGGTGTGACAGCCCAAGCAACGTTGTTCCGCCTTCAGGGGATAGACAAAGCGCACCGTCCGCCCTTCCACCGCCTGACCGGATTGGCCACTGGCAAGGGCACCGCGCAGCAGGCCGTCCAGGGGCGGCTGGCCGATTTTGCCGAAGCGGGCCTCCACCCGGGGGCCCCGGTAAATACCCACCTGGGTACGGGAATCCTTGGTGGCCTCCCGCAGACCACCGAGAAAATGTTCCGCCTGGGCCCGACTCCAGCCCGTGCTCATTAATTCGAACATGGCGGCAAAAGTGGTCTGGGCCGTCACTGCCGCATCTGTCTGGGCCTTTTCCTGCACCGTGGCATCAAAAGCCCGGCTCACCGCCCAATAACCGCCGCCGAAAAAAACCAGGGCCACGAGAGCCGAGGTGGCCAGCACAAAAGTCCGAATTCGCATGTTTCCTCACCTAAAGGCCCCGTCTGCCGGGGGCCAGGGTTCAACCGTGTTGTTTTTATGGGTTGTCGCACCGCCAAGGCGAGATTCAAAACCAATGCGCCGTCCCAGGCCAGGAAATATTCCATGAAAAGCCCCGAGCCCCCAAGCTTTTTCCGCATTTTCTCCCCACCAATAGGGATAACCCCTAGGAGCGGTCCGCCGGGGCGGGGGAAAGAGTAGAATCCGCCAGCAGAGTGCCGAGGTCTGCGCCGCAGCCCGGCCTTTCTTTTTGACCCCTGTTTTTCGGAGTATCGATGTCCCGACTGTCCTTGAGCCGCTATTTGACCGAAACCCGGCGCCGTCAGCCCACCTTGGACACCTCCCTCTGCCAGTTGGTAGAAGGGGTGGCGGAAGCCTGCAAAGCCATTGCCGCCGCCATCGGCAAAGGGGGATTGGCCGGAGTGCTGGGGGAAGCGGGTAGCGACAATGTGCAGGGGGAAGCCCAGAAAAAGCTGGACGTGATCTCCAACCAGGTGCTGCTGGACACCAACAGCCACAGCGGCCTCCTGGCGGGCATGGCGTCGGAAGAGATGGAAGTTCCCTTCCCCATTCCGGAGGGAGCGCCCCAGGGCAAATACCTGCTGCTGTTCGATCCCCTGGACGGCTCTTCCAACATCGACGTGAACATTTCAGTGGGCACCATTTTCTCCATTCTGGCCTGTCCGGACGGGAGCAACGGCGCCCATGAAAGCGCCTATCTCCAGGCGGGCAGCCGTCAGGTGGCCGCCGGTTACGTGGTCTACGGCCCGGCCACCCAGCTGGTGCTGACCCTGGGGGCCGGGGTGCATAGCTTCACCCTGGACCGGGAGACGGGCACTTTCCTCCTCACCCAGGAAAACCTGCGTATTCCGGAAGAAACCCGGGAATTTTCCATCAACATGTCCAACCAGCGCTTCTGGGAGGCCCCGGTGCAGCGCTATGTGGCGGAATTGCAAGCAGGCAAGACCGGGCCCCGGGGCAAGGACTACAACATGCGCTGGGTGGGCTCCATGGTGGCGGATGTGCACCGCATCCTGACCCGGGGCGGAGTCTTCCTCTACCCCTTGGACAGCAAGATGCAGGACAAGGGGGGCAAGCTGCGCCTGTTGTATGAAGCCAATCCCATGAGCCTGCTGGTGGAACAGGCGGGAGGCGCCGCCAGCACGGGCCGTCAGCCCATTCTGGACATCGCCCCCGGCGCCCTGCACCAGCGGGTGCCGGTGATTCTGGGCTCCCGGGCAGAAGTGGCCCGGGCCGTCGCCTGCC
This sequence is a window from Azospira inquinata. Protein-coding genes within it:
- a CDS encoding thioredoxin family protein, giving the protein MVSLTTPVCDFGWQAPDFDLPGTDGRRHTLASAKGPRGLLVMFICNHCPYVQAVAPRLVTDSRRLMSAGIGCIAILSNDATEYPEDSFEHMVAQGREWALPFPYVWDGDQTIAKAYGAVCTPDFFGFNADLGLQYRGRLDDTGRNPPRPDSRRELVEAMLQVARTGQGPAEQIPSIGCSIKWKA
- a CDS encoding putative bifunctional diguanylate cyclase/phosphodiesterase — protein: MRIRTFVLATSALVALVFFGGGYWAVSRAFDATVQEKAQTDAAVTAQTTFAAMFELMSTGWSRAQAEHFLGGLREATKDSRTQVGIYRGPRVEARFGKIGQPPLDGLLRGALASGQSGQAVEGRTVRFVYPLKAEQRCLGCHTNVVSGDVLGVIEVRQNLQTEVTEARKQFFWSLAALIPLCGVVALLAVWWVNYRLESALRAVEDGVAGVNGVSDLRKLELGQQRPTFTELGRIFQAIEELVSKLRTIAVDKDMLKFEIGLLEKFVITSDIIRDWREYVNHLVVDINKVLNAHVLFSIFQIDDELFDLEIFWYRTPTSMTKERVERYIREVLNNNPRFSDLTSVHINHHVAQLGGEPVELGEEEVRLRVKSFFVDTPKIGGIVGIGVQADELEDDTRHLVLDSVLSTLLNVVGSVKAIYKYTKDLEYYATRDPLTDLFNQRVFWEMLGYEVGRAQRHQLHFGLLLIDLDNFKLVNDNYGHAVGDKFLQQFAREVRGALRGGDIFARYGGDEFVVVLPEADFQESCTVAYRILDAARNTTVQAPGGEGLHCSASIGLSVYPDHATEAKDLFLFADNMMYKAKAEGKERVAVPTAEDAMEVFRDISQRSVTILTAVEEKAIIPFYQPILDIQGQEVMAYEVLSRMEVDGHLLRADEFIELAEKIGVIHRLDCLVIEKALDQLKDSGHDGFIFINLSPRAMVLKEFARSLRQIVSDSGIQPDRIVFEITERDTVKNLSLLERFLNDLKFDGFKLAIDDFGSGFSSFHYLRRFPVDFLKVEGDFVANILNNAKDRAFVQSMNALAHELNIRVVAEYVESKEVLEELGRMGIDLAQGYYVGRPARNVLERHWQPPQGNRI
- a CDS encoding 16S rRNA (uracil(1498)-N(3))-methyltransferase; translation: MNAPRFFCPLPLSQGALVALPPFAARHAVRVLRLAEGDCLTLFNGEGGEYLGVIQSTGKDQVQVRLEDYQAVERESLLDLVLVQAVQGADKMDFTVQKAVELGVSRFQPVASRRSVVRLAGERADKRVEHWRGVAVSACEQCGRNRVPAVEGVLTLEKYLARPAAPDTLRLVLSPGGATALCQLPRPQGAVELLVGAEGGLAPEEVAQAQGAGFLPLVLGPRVLRTETAGLAALAAIHALWGDFGGSSDV
- a CDS encoding class 1 fructose-bisphosphatase; the protein is MSRLSLSRYLTETRRRQPTLDTSLCQLVEGVAEACKAIAAAIGKGGLAGVLGEAGSDNVQGEAQKKLDVISNQVLLDTNSHSGLLAGMASEEMEVPFPIPEGAPQGKYLLLFDPLDGSSNIDVNISVGTIFSILACPDGSNGAHESAYLQAGSRQVAAGYVVYGPATQLVLTLGAGVHSFTLDRETGTFLLTQENLRIPEETREFSINMSNQRFWEAPVQRYVAELQAGKTGPRGKDYNMRWVGSMVADVHRILTRGGVFLYPLDSKMQDKGGKLRLLYEANPMSLLVEQAGGAASTGRQPILDIAPGALHQRVPVILGSRAEVARAVACHQEA
- a CDS encoding inositol monophosphatase family protein; the protein is MEGLDFSPHRARPWVEAVIAAVHKTAREEIVPRFMGVTQQVKDDGTLFSEADLASQRSLVESLPRIVPCPVIGEEMSRNHQEIALTQGGGDVWCIDPIDGTTNFINGLPFFAVSVALLHNYRPWLGVTYNPMSNELFYAWEGGGAYLNGKPLPLRQVTQRIGEAVANVDLKRLDKPLAERIASAPPFYSHRNFGSSTLEWCQVAAGRVDAYLHGGQMLWDYAAGSLILKEAGGYMCTLACDDFHQDKLWRRQVVAALNPTVFTAWRDWLRANNPPPPQA